Proteins co-encoded in one Papaver somniferum cultivar HN1 chromosome 5, ASM357369v1, whole genome shotgun sequence genomic window:
- the LOC113280766 gene encoding serine/threonine-protein phosphatase 6 regulatory ankyrin repeat subunit B-like has product MRFIKIVGNVNATKHEWRIGDTPLHVAARSRSKEIVSLFIDHARRDSQAIGNQDEDVERGITSKELQLVIIANNKNNTALHEALQYQTLSGIPQLLRSADPSFEYFANDFGETPLYLVVEHGSPALLEQILEFCPSQRYGAPGGRMGLHALALLARSSFRGKFSKSVYLLRHAAKEVDKYGRTALHYAVYSGNIEFVDAVVKVNPSVCYVSDKDGMTALHHAAAKDAQYWDSKKIMKIMLRHCPCRYAN; this is encoded by the exons ATGCGGTTCATCAAAATCGTTGGAAATGTTAATGCAACAAAACATGAATGGAGAATTGGAGATACTCCTTTACATGTCGCAGCAAGGTCAAGGTCAAAGGAAATAGTTTCACTGTTTATTGACCACGCCCGCCGAGATTCTCAAGCGATCGgaaatcaagatgaagatgtcGAAAGAGGGATAACATCGAAAGAGTTGCAACTTGTGATAATTGCAAACAACAAGAATAATACAGCGCTTCATGAGGCGCTGCAATATCAAACCTTATCAGGGATACCACAGTTGTTAAGAAGTGCGGACCCGAGTTTTGAATATTTTGCCAACGATTTCGGTGAGACCCCACTTTACCTGGTTGTGGAGCATGGAAGTCCTGCTCTGTTGGAACAGATACTCGAATTCTGTCCATCTCAACGTTATGGTGCCCCGGGTGGGCGTATGGGTTTACATGCACTAGCGCTTCTAGCTCGTTCCTCCTTCAGAG GGAAATTTTCAAAATCAGTCTATCTATTGAGACATGCTGCGAAAGAAGTCGATAAATATGGCCGTACTGCACTTCATTATGCAGTGTATTCCGGTAACATCGAGTTTGTTGATGCGGTGGTGAAAGTCAACCCATCTGTTTGTTATGTGTCTGATAAAGATGGCATGACAGCTCTCCATCACGCTGCAGCAAAAGATGCTCAATATTGGGATtccaaaaaaataatgaaaataatgcTTAGACATTGCCCGTGTAGGTACGCGAATTAG